A stretch of Prionailurus bengalensis isolate Pbe53 chromosome E4, Fcat_Pben_1.1_paternal_pri, whole genome shotgun sequence DNA encodes these proteins:
- the UBAP2L gene encoding ubiquitin-associated protein 2-like isoform X21 yields MMTSVGTNRARGNWEQPQNQNQTQHKQRPQATAEQIRLAQMISDHNDADFEEKVKQLIDITGKNQDECVIALHDCNGDVNRAINVLLEGNPDTHSWEMVGKKKGVSGQKDGGQTESNEEGKENRDRDRDYSRRRGGPPRRGRGASRGRECMHGALTKPAVVRGQENGLDGTKSGGPSGRGTERGRRGRGRGRGGSGRRGGRFSAQGMGTFNPADYAEPANTDDNYGNNSGNTWNNTGHFEPDDGTRLDFSGVEGSNYPRKFETAPGMIHPGAWRTAAEEWGTEDWNEDLSETKIFTASNVSSVPLPAENVTITAGQRIDLAVLLGKTPSSMENDSSNLDPSQAPSLAQPLVFSNSKQSAITQPASGNSFSHHSMVSMLGKGFGDVGEAKGGSTTGSQFLEQFKTAQALAQLAAQHSQPGTTATSSWDMGSASQSPSLVQYDLKNPDDSTVHSPFSKRQAFTPSSAMMEVFLQEKPPTVATSTAAPPPPSSPLPSKSTSAPQMSPGSSDNQSSSPQPAQQKLKQQKKKASLTSKIPALAVEMPGSADISGLNLQFGALQFGSEPVLSDYESTPTTSASSSQAPSSLYTSTASESSSTISSNQSQESGYQSGPIQSTTYTSPNNAQGPLYEQRSTQTRRYPSSISSSPQKDLTQAKNGFSSVQATQLQTTQSVEGATGSAVKSDSPSTSGISPLSETVSAASLLTAASQHSSPLGGLSHGEESANAPTTQHSSTLSTQQNTLSSSTSSGRTSTSTLLHTSVDSEANLHSSSSTFSTTSSTVSAPPPVVSVSSSLHSGSSLGLSLSSNSTVTASTRSSVATTSGKAPPNLPPGVPPLLPNPYIMAPGLLHAYPPQVYGYDDLQMLQTRFPLDYYSIPFPTPTTPLTGRDGSLASNPYSGDLTKFGRGDASSPAPATTLAQPQQNQTQTHHTTQQTFLNPALPPGYSYTSLPYYTGVPGLPSTFQYGPAVFPVAPTSSKQHGVNVSVNASATPFQQPSGYGSHGYNTGRKYPPPYKHFWTAES; encoded by the exons CATTCGTGGGAGATGGTCGGGAAGAAGAAGGGAGTCTCAGGACAGAAGGATGGTGGCCAAACGGAATCCAACGAGGAAGGCAAAGAAAATCGAGACCGTGACAGAGACTATAGTCGGCGACGTGGTGGGCCACCAAGACGGGGGAGAGGTGCCAGCCGTGGACGAGAGTGTATGCATGGGGCTTTAACAAAACCAGCTGTGG ttcggGGTCAGGAAAACGGATTAGATGGCACTAAGAGTGGAGGACCTTCTGGAAGAGGCACTGAACGAGGCAGAAGAGGACGTGGCAGAGGCAGAG gtgGCTCTGGTAGACGGGGAGGAAGGTTTTCTGCTCAAGGAATGGG AACCTTTAACCCAGCTGATTATGCAGAACCGGCCAATACCGATGACAACTATGGCAATAATAGCGGGAATACGTGGAACAACACTGGCCACTTCGAACCAGATGATGGGACGA gaCTTGATTTCAGTGGGGTTGAGGGGTCAAATTATCCCCGAAAATTTGAGACTGCTCCTGGTATGATACATCCAG GTGCGTGGAGGACCGCGGCAGAGGAGTGGGGGACTGAAGACTGGAATGAAGAC CTTTCTGAGACCAAGATCTTCACTGCCTCTAATGTGTCTTCAGTGCCTCTGCCTGCGGAGAATGTGACAATCACTGCTGGTCAGAG AATCGACCTTGCTGTTCTGTTGGGGAAGACACCATCTTCAATGGAGAATGATTCCTCTAATCTGGATCCATCTCAGGCTCCTTCTCTTGCGCAGCCTCTGGTGTTCAGTAATTCAAAGCAGAGCGCCATAACACAGCCCGCTTCAGGAAACTCATTCTCTCATCACAGTATG GTGAGCATGTTGGGGAAAGGGTTTGGCGATGTCGGCGAAGCCAAAGGTGGCAGCACCACGGGCTCTCAGTTCTTGGAGCAGTTCAAGACTGCTCAGGCCCTGGCCCAGCTGGCGGCACAGCATTCTCAGCCTGGAACCACCGCCACCTCCTCTTGGGACATGGGCTCTGCCTCACAGTCCCCATCGCTGGTGCAGTACG ATTTGAAGAACCCAGACGATTCCACAGTACACAGCCCCTTCAGCAAACGCCAGGCTTTCACCCCATCTTCAGCCATGATGGAGGTGTTCCTTCAGGAGAAGCCGCCCACGGTGGCCACCTCCACCGCTGCACCTCCACCGCCCTCTTCTCCTCTGCCGAGCAAATCCACCTCGGCCCCACAGATGTCTCCCGGGTCTTCAGATAACCAGTCCTCCAGCCCTCAGCCGGCTCAGCAGAAATTGAAACAGCAGAAGAAAAAGGCCTCCTTGACTTCTAAG ATTCCTGCTCTGGCTGTGGAGATGCCTGGCTCAGCAGATATCTCAGGGCTAAACCTGCAGTTTGGGGCATTGCAGTTTGGGTCAGAGCCTGTCCTTTCTGATTACGAGTCCACCCCCACCACGAGCGCCTCTTCAAGCCAGGCTCCAAGTAGCCTCTATACCAGCACAGCCAG TGAATCTTCATCTACAATTTCATCTAACCAGAGTCAGGAGTCCGGTTATCAGAGCGGTCCAATTCAGTCGACAACCTATACCTCCCCAAATAATGCTCAGGGCCCTCTGTATGAACAGAGGTCCACACAGACTCGACGGTACCCCAGCTCCATCtcctcatcaccccaaaaggaccTGACTCAGGCAAAG AATGGCTTCAGCTCTGTGCAGGCCACACAGTTACAGACCACGCAATCTGTTGAAG gtGCTACAGGCTCTGCAGTGAAGTCTGACTCACCTTCCACTTCCGGCATCTCCCCTCTCAGCGAGACGGTGTCCGCAGCCTCCTTGCTGACAGCGGCCAGTCAACACTCATCCCCCCTGGGTGGCTTGAGCCACGGTGAGGAGAGTGCAAATGCTCCCACCACACAACACAGCAG CACGTTATCGACGCAGCAGAACACCCTCTCGTCATCCACGTCTTCTGGGCGCACTTCTACATCCACTCTTTTG CACACAAGCGTGGACAGTGAGGCGAACCTCCATTCTTCCTCCAGCACTTTCTCCACCACGTCCAGCACggtctctgcgcctcccccagtGGTCAGTGTCTCCTCCAGTCTCCACAGCGGCAGCAGCTTAGGCCTCAGCCTCAGCAGCAACTCCACCGTCACAGCCTCGACTCGGAGCTCGGTCGCTACGACTTCAG GAAAAGCTCCTCCCAACCTCCCTCCTGGGGTCCCGCCATTGTTGCCTAATCCATACATCATGGCTCCAGGGCTGTTACACGCCTACCCG CCGCAAGTATATGGTTACGATGACTTACAGATGCTTCAGACGAGATTCCCCTTG GATTACTACAGCATCCCATTTCCCACGCCCACCACACCGCTGACGGGGAGGGACGGTAGCCTGGCCAGCAACCCCTACTCTG GTGACCTCACGAAGTTCGGCCGCGGGGatgcctcctccccagccccggcCACAACCTTGGCCCAACCCCAACAGAACCAGACGCAGACTCACCACACGACGCAGCAGACATTCCTGAACCCGGCGCTGCCTCCTGGCTACAGTTACACCAGCCTGCCATACTACACAGGGGTTCCGGGCCTCCCCAGCACCTTCCAGTATGGGCCTGCTGTGTTCCCT GTGGCTCCTACCTCTTCCAAGCAGCATGGTGTGAATGTCAGTGTGAACGCATCAGCCACCCCTTTCCAACAGCCAAGTGGATATGGGTCTCACGGATACAACACTG GAAGAAAATATCCACCCCCTTACAAGCATTTCTGGACGGCAGAGAGCTAA
- the UBAP2L gene encoding ubiquitin-associated protein 2-like isoform X23 — MMTSVGTNRARGNWEQPQNQNQTQHKQRPQATAEQIRLAQMISDHNDADFEEKVKQLIDITGKNQDECVIALHDCNGDVNRAINVLLEGNPDTHSWEMVGKKKGVSGQKDGGQTESNEEGKENRDRDRDYSRRRGGPPRRGRGASRGREFRGQENGLDGTKSGGPSGRGTERGRRGRGRGRGGSGRRGGRFSAQGMGTFNPADYAEPANTDDNYGNNSGNTWNNTGHFEPDDGTRLDFSGVEGSNYPRKFETAPGMIHPGAWRTAAEEWGTEDWNEDLSETKIFTASNVSSVPLPAENVTITAGQRIDLAVLLGKTPSSMENDSSNLDPSQAPSLAQPLVFSNSKQSAITQPASGNSFSHHSMVSMLGKGFGDVGEAKGGSTTGSQFLEQFKTAQALAQLAAQHSQPGTTATSSWDMGSASQSPSLVQYDLKNPDDSTVHSPFSKRQAFTPSSAMMEVFLQEKPPTVATSTAAPPPPSSPLPSKSTSAPQMSPGSSDNQSSSPQPAQQKLKQQKKKASLTSKIPALAVEMPGSADISGLNLQFGALQFGSEPVLSDYESTPTTSASSSQAPSSLYTSTASESSSTISSNQSQESGYQSGPIQSTTYTSPNNAQGPLYEQRSTQTRRYPSSISSSPQKDLTQAKNGFSSVQATQLQTTQSVEGATGSAVKSDSPSTSGISPLSETVSAASLLTAASQHSSPLGGLSHGEESANAPTTQHSSTLSTQQNTLSSSTSSGRTSTSTLLHTSVDSEANLHSSSSTFSTTSSTVSAPPPVVSVSSSLHSGSSLGLSLSSNSTVTASTRSSVATTSGKAPPNLPPGVPPLLPNPYIMAPGLLHAYPPQVYGYDDLQMLQTRFPLDYYSIPFPTPTTPLTGRDGSLASNPYSGDLTKFGRGDASSPAPATTLAQPQQNQTQTHHTTQQTFLNPALPPGYSYTSLPYYTGVPGLPSTFQYGPAVFPVAPTSSKQHGVNVSVNASATPFQQPSGYGSHGYNTGRKYPPPYKHFWTAES; from the exons CATTCGTGGGAGATGGTCGGGAAGAAGAAGGGAGTCTCAGGACAGAAGGATGGTGGCCAAACGGAATCCAACGAGGAAGGCAAAGAAAATCGAGACCGTGACAGAGACTATAGTCGGCGACGTGGTGGGCCACCAAGACGGGGGAGAGGTGCCAGCCGTGGACGAGAGT ttcggGGTCAGGAAAACGGATTAGATGGCACTAAGAGTGGAGGACCTTCTGGAAGAGGCACTGAACGAGGCAGAAGAGGACGTGGCAGAGGCAGAG gtgGCTCTGGTAGACGGGGAGGAAGGTTTTCTGCTCAAGGAATGGG AACCTTTAACCCAGCTGATTATGCAGAACCGGCCAATACCGATGACAACTATGGCAATAATAGCGGGAATACGTGGAACAACACTGGCCACTTCGAACCAGATGATGGGACGA gaCTTGATTTCAGTGGGGTTGAGGGGTCAAATTATCCCCGAAAATTTGAGACTGCTCCTGGTATGATACATCCAG GTGCGTGGAGGACCGCGGCAGAGGAGTGGGGGACTGAAGACTGGAATGAAGAC CTTTCTGAGACCAAGATCTTCACTGCCTCTAATGTGTCTTCAGTGCCTCTGCCTGCGGAGAATGTGACAATCACTGCTGGTCAGAG AATCGACCTTGCTGTTCTGTTGGGGAAGACACCATCTTCAATGGAGAATGATTCCTCTAATCTGGATCCATCTCAGGCTCCTTCTCTTGCGCAGCCTCTGGTGTTCAGTAATTCAAAGCAGAGCGCCATAACACAGCCCGCTTCAGGAAACTCATTCTCTCATCACAGTATG GTGAGCATGTTGGGGAAAGGGTTTGGCGATGTCGGCGAAGCCAAAGGTGGCAGCACCACGGGCTCTCAGTTCTTGGAGCAGTTCAAGACTGCTCAGGCCCTGGCCCAGCTGGCGGCACAGCATTCTCAGCCTGGAACCACCGCCACCTCCTCTTGGGACATGGGCTCTGCCTCACAGTCCCCATCGCTGGTGCAGTACG ATTTGAAGAACCCAGACGATTCCACAGTACACAGCCCCTTCAGCAAACGCCAGGCTTTCACCCCATCTTCAGCCATGATGGAGGTGTTCCTTCAGGAGAAGCCGCCCACGGTGGCCACCTCCACCGCTGCACCTCCACCGCCCTCTTCTCCTCTGCCGAGCAAATCCACCTCGGCCCCACAGATGTCTCCCGGGTCTTCAGATAACCAGTCCTCCAGCCCTCAGCCGGCTCAGCAGAAATTGAAACAGCAGAAGAAAAAGGCCTCCTTGACTTCTAAG ATTCCTGCTCTGGCTGTGGAGATGCCTGGCTCAGCAGATATCTCAGGGCTAAACCTGCAGTTTGGGGCATTGCAGTTTGGGTCAGAGCCTGTCCTTTCTGATTACGAGTCCACCCCCACCACGAGCGCCTCTTCAAGCCAGGCTCCAAGTAGCCTCTATACCAGCACAGCCAG TGAATCTTCATCTACAATTTCATCTAACCAGAGTCAGGAGTCCGGTTATCAGAGCGGTCCAATTCAGTCGACAACCTATACCTCCCCAAATAATGCTCAGGGCCCTCTGTATGAACAGAGGTCCACACAGACTCGACGGTACCCCAGCTCCATCtcctcatcaccccaaaaggaccTGACTCAGGCAAAG AATGGCTTCAGCTCTGTGCAGGCCACACAGTTACAGACCACGCAATCTGTTGAAG gtGCTACAGGCTCTGCAGTGAAGTCTGACTCACCTTCCACTTCCGGCATCTCCCCTCTCAGCGAGACGGTGTCCGCAGCCTCCTTGCTGACAGCGGCCAGTCAACACTCATCCCCCCTGGGTGGCTTGAGCCACGGTGAGGAGAGTGCAAATGCTCCCACCACACAACACAGCAG CACGTTATCGACGCAGCAGAACACCCTCTCGTCATCCACGTCTTCTGGGCGCACTTCTACATCCACTCTTTTG CACACAAGCGTGGACAGTGAGGCGAACCTCCATTCTTCCTCCAGCACTTTCTCCACCACGTCCAGCACggtctctgcgcctcccccagtGGTCAGTGTCTCCTCCAGTCTCCACAGCGGCAGCAGCTTAGGCCTCAGCCTCAGCAGCAACTCCACCGTCACAGCCTCGACTCGGAGCTCGGTCGCTACGACTTCAG GAAAAGCTCCTCCCAACCTCCCTCCTGGGGTCCCGCCATTGTTGCCTAATCCATACATCATGGCTCCAGGGCTGTTACACGCCTACCCG CCGCAAGTATATGGTTACGATGACTTACAGATGCTTCAGACGAGATTCCCCTTG GATTACTACAGCATCCCATTTCCCACGCCCACCACACCGCTGACGGGGAGGGACGGTAGCCTGGCCAGCAACCCCTACTCTG GTGACCTCACGAAGTTCGGCCGCGGGGatgcctcctccccagccccggcCACAACCTTGGCCCAACCCCAACAGAACCAGACGCAGACTCACCACACGACGCAGCAGACATTCCTGAACCCGGCGCTGCCTCCTGGCTACAGTTACACCAGCCTGCCATACTACACAGGGGTTCCGGGCCTCCCCAGCACCTTCCAGTATGGGCCTGCTGTGTTCCCT GTGGCTCCTACCTCTTCCAAGCAGCATGGTGTGAATGTCAGTGTGAACGCATCAGCCACCCCTTTCCAACAGCCAAGTGGATATGGGTCTCACGGATACAACACTG GAAGAAAATATCCACCCCCTTACAAGCATTTCTGGACGGCAGAGAGCTAA